From Oligoflexia bacterium, the proteins below share one genomic window:
- a CDS encoding pilus assembly protein N-terminal domain-containing protein, which yields MIRYLLAGLFLINITNSQADVIRHLQASQHTLKPIYLKVGKATILRFTQAPSHIVLGNPAHFETQFLGNDLIIRPKNEGKSNLFVYNDTGTLSFILRVERDGLNFDDLVYINASKSKKTRKAHTKKFNRHLYLGKRLIFKIDSIAFDPNSKVHRINFKVKNLKSKKLKSKHIKARFRLFNRVFKVKHKLDINKERLSKHQVVSGRLRLKLKDRKSFTLVIQYKHLNTSIIIPGRFL from the coding sequence TTGATTCGCTATCTATTGGCGGGTCTATTTTTAATTAACATAACAAACAGTCAAGCAGATGTCATACGACATCTGCAGGCTTCTCAGCATACGCTAAAACCTATTTATCTTAAAGTAGGCAAAGCGACCATCTTGCGCTTTACTCAAGCGCCATCTCATATTGTTCTGGGCAATCCAGCACATTTTGAGACGCAGTTTCTGGGTAATGACTTGATCATTCGCCCCAAGAATGAAGGCAAGAGCAATCTCTTTGTGTACAATGATACGGGTACCTTAAGCTTTATTTTAAGGGTTGAACGTGACGGGCTAAACTTTGATGACTTGGTTTATATCAATGCATCCAAGTCTAAAAAAACACGTAAAGCACACACCAAAAAGTTTAATCGGCATCTGTATTTAGGCAAACGTTTGATCTTTAAAATTGATTCTATCGCCTTTGATCCCAACTCAAAGGTCCACAGAATCAACTTTAAAGTCAAAAACCTAAAAAGCAAAAAGCTTAAGTCTAAGCATATTAAAGCTAGGTTTAGACTCTTTAACCGTGTCTTTAAAGTTAAGCATAAACTAGATATCAACAAAGAACGCTTGAGCAAACATCAGGTAGTTTCTGGTCGATTAAGGCTAAAGCTTAAAGACAGGAAAAGCTTTACGCTTGTCATTCAATACAAACATTTAAACACATCCATCATCATTCCAGGGAGGTTTTTATGA
- a CDS encoding TrbI/VirB10 family protein: MNSSTVSKKGFKAWLTKEDGAKTVIHVRNFGIGLCSLMLVVSLVSIYFRKSKNKVIRQSNVMLIESVPEDTVAAVVSEENIMGISPKPVRQRPRRSKRKPAKRRRLYDYGGPMVIQNTNHHKIPPRGIRMQGTLMHQIDTRMPSAVEVLLTSGIHYKEKEYFPQGTIVLGSFSYPGSGSQVYLKMDKAIKPDGSIHQVNIRALNLKNKQLGIAGKRKRQHGKRLLSTLGTTMVGTTSDVLTQREALNQFGEATIKASLGNAALQSVYRMAELETQRNLNEFAQNKEYVIVPQDTVLWIELLPKR; encoded by the coding sequence ATGAACAGTAGTACTGTTAGTAAAAAAGGGTTCAAGGCTTGGTTAACCAAAGAAGATGGCGCAAAGACGGTGATCCATGTCAGAAATTTTGGCATTGGATTATGCTCATTGATGCTTGTGGTGTCTTTGGTCTCTATCTACTTTAGAAAGTCCAAAAACAAAGTGATTCGTCAAAGCAATGTCATGCTGATTGAATCTGTTCCAGAAGATACAGTTGCAGCGGTTGTTTCTGAAGAAAATATAATGGGGATTTCACCTAAACCTGTTAGACAAAGACCAAGGCGAAGTAAAAGAAAGCCAGCAAAGCGCAGGCGTTTGTATGACTATGGTGGTCCCATGGTGATTCAAAACACCAATCACCATAAAATACCACCCAGAGGTATCCGTATGCAAGGTACACTCATGCATCAAATTGATACAAGAATGCCTTCAGCTGTAGAAGTGCTTTTGACTTCTGGCATCCACTACAAGGAAAAAGAGTACTTCCCTCAAGGCACCATTGTCTTAGGCAGTTTCTCTTATCCAGGTTCTGGAAGTCAGGTCTACCTTAAAATGGATAAAGCCATTAAACCTGATGGCAGTATTCATCAAGTCAATATACGGGCACTTAATTTAAAAAACAAGCAGCTGGGCATTGCAGGCAAACGCAAAAGACAACATGGCAAACGTCTTTTATCCACCCTTGGAACTACCATGGTGGGTACCACCAGCGACGTCTTAACCCAGCGTGAAGCCTTAAATCAATTTGGTGAAGCCACCATCAAAGCAAGCTTAGGTAATGCAGCACTGCAAAGTGTGTATCGCATGGCTGAACTTGAAACCCAAAGAAACTTAAACGAATTTGCTCAAAACAAAGAGTACGTCATTGTCCCACAAGACACCGTCCTTTGGATTGAGCTTTTACCCAAAAGATAG
- a CDS encoding FtsK/SpoIIIE domain-containing protein — translation MEKHKNDFDSMGEILIFIGTIINIIFTGIWRGIKNFPANHILTYAFIALGIGLAHFLSGSKQHLLTFTAWTGFIGKFIDPWAYMIFDSHRIYYYLGLLSVYMVIMLFFIGGHFVLQQKSIQNKLDRLSLKNGSGAKAQVKSYHKLNSMQSKMHVFAPGLSLNDFESKKDQLASAMQVAVEDIQQSHKHGYVDIYLSKKPMPQKCNYSDIILPSEYTFKLGACREGSFTQDITKLPHMLIAGTTGGGKSMFFRQALLGLLESSKNIQLHLIDLKNGVEMSDFGILPNVHIAKNNQEASKLIKKIHDEMQSRFNLIAKIGKKFIVPERDELDRIVVGIDEASVLFAKPQSAPAAVKAQTDSTRHLVNEIAKLGRAAGIHLVMATQKVTKETIDTHIQDNVEGRMIFRMQTFHGSSNVLGTNAANKLPNIPGRGIWKCGPKELELQAPFISEQEFDYRLKQIKGEFELGNRKNQQENMSTRKVVHSKANGGYKKSKEGEKNDHS, via the coding sequence ATGGAAAAACACAAAAACGATTTTGACTCTATGGGAGAGATTTTAATCTTCATAGGCACCATCATCAACATTATTTTTACTGGAATCTGGAGAGGAATCAAAAACTTTCCAGCCAATCACATACTAACGTATGCCTTTATAGCCTTAGGTATTGGTTTAGCTCACTTTTTATCTGGGAGTAAGCAACATTTATTAACCTTTACTGCTTGGACTGGGTTTATAGGCAAGTTTATAGATCCATGGGCCTACATGATCTTTGATTCACACAGGATCTATTACTATTTAGGTCTGCTCAGTGTGTACATGGTTATCATGTTGTTCTTCATTGGTGGGCACTTTGTCCTGCAGCAAAAAAGCATTCAAAATAAGCTCGATAGACTCAGCCTAAAGAATGGCTCAGGAGCTAAAGCACAAGTCAAAAGCTATCACAAGCTCAACTCCATGCAATCGAAGATGCATGTCTTTGCTCCAGGCTTAAGCTTAAATGACTTTGAAAGCAAAAAAGATCAGCTTGCTTCTGCCATGCAAGTAGCCGTAGAAGATATACAGCAAAGTCATAAGCATGGCTATGTAGATATCTACTTATCCAAGAAGCCTATGCCGCAAAAGTGTAATTATTCAGACATCATCTTACCTTCTGAGTATACATTTAAATTGGGAGCATGTCGTGAAGGGAGTTTTACTCAGGACATAACTAAGCTTCCTCATATGCTCATAGCAGGAACCACTGGTGGTGGTAAATCCATGTTCTTTAGGCAAGCCTTGCTTGGTTTGTTGGAAAGTTCAAAGAACATTCAGCTCCACTTAATCGATTTAAAAAATGGTGTTGAAATGAGTGACTTTGGTATTTTGCCCAATGTTCACATTGCCAAAAACAATCAAGAAGCCAGTAAGCTCATCAAAAAAATACACGATGAAATGCAATCACGTTTTAACCTCATTGCCAAAATCGGTAAGAAGTTTATCGTTCCAGAACGGGATGAACTTGATCGCATTGTTGTCGGTATTGATGAAGCCAGTGTCTTATTTGCTAAGCCGCAAAGTGCCCCTGCCGCTGTTAAAGCACAAACGGATTCTACCCGGCATCTTGTCAATGAAATAGCCAAGCTAGGTCGTGCTGCGGGTATTCATTTGGTTATGGCAACTCAAAAAGTAACCAAAGAAACCATTGATACACATATCCAAGACAACGTTGAAGGTCGCATGATCTTTAGAATGCAAACCTTTCATGGGTCTAGCAATGTCCTTGGAACCAATGCTGCTAATAAACTCCCTAACATTCCAGGGAGAGGTATTTGGAAATGTGGTCCTAAAGAGTTGGAGCTGCAGGCACCATTTATCTCTGAACAAGAGTTTGATTATCGCCTTAAACAAATCAAAGGCGAGTTTGAACTTGGCAATAGGAAAAACCAACAAGAAAATATGTCTACAAGAAAAGTAGTCCATTCAAAGGCCAATGGCGGCTATAAAAAATCGAAGGAAGGAGAAAAAAATGACCATAGCTAA
- a CDS encoding helix-turn-helix domain-containing protein: MNPSILAGSHLNQKETLKDHSEYDIQGHKRQDASVFIDKRIDDLLTVDELALLLKCSKGTIRNWVYQGKIPVVRPAPRMVRFNIHVIQRWLSERSFYGY, translated from the coding sequence TTGAATCCAAGCATCTTGGCGGGTTCACATTTAAATCAAAAAGAAACATTAAAAGATCATTCAGAGTATGATATACAAGGACATAAGAGGCAGGATGCTTCTGTGTTCATTGACAAGAGAATAGATGATTTGTTGACTGTAGATGAATTGGCTTTGTTGCTTAAATGCAGCAAAGGTACCATTCGTAACTGGGTCTATCAAGGTAAAATCCCTGTGGTACGCCCTGCTCCAAGAATGGTCCGATTCAACATACATGTAATTCAAAGGTGGTTATCGGAAAGGAGCTTTTATGGCTACTAA